From the Malus domestica chromosome 17, GDT2T_hap1 genome, one window contains:
- the LOC139193806 gene encoding NEDD8-conjugating enzyme Ubc12-like produces the protein MIRLFKVKEKQKETAENAKENGLVKKQSAGELRLHRDISELNMPEECKISFPNGKDDLMDFEITITPYRGYYMGGGFVFTFKVPAVYPHEPPKVKCKTKIYHPNIDLEGNTCLNILREDWKPVLNINTVIYGLYHLFTEPNHEDPLNQEAADLLRDNPKLFGLNVRKSIEGNIWVGGAHFPGCKTGDFY, from the exons ATGATCAGATTGTTTAAAgtgaaagaaaagcaaaaggaaacagCTGAAAACGCAAAGGAGAATGGTCTCGTAAAGAAGCAAAGTGCAGGAGAATTGCGTCTTCATAGAG ATATAAGTGAGTTGAACATGCCAGAAGAATGCAAGATTTCATTCCCCAATGGAAAGGatgatttgatggactttgaGATTACCATTACACCTTATCGGGGATATTATAT GGGTGGTGGGTTTGTCTTCACGTTTAAAGTTCCCGCAGTCTACCCTCATGAGCCTCCGAAGGTCAAGTGCAAAACCAAG ATCTACCATCCCAACATTGACTTAGAAGGAAACACTTGCCTTAACATTCTTCGGGAAGACTGGAAACCTGTCTTAAATATAAACACTGTTATTTACGGATTGTATCACCTATTCACG GAACCTAACCATGAGGACCCCTTGAATCAAGAAGCAGCTGATCTTTTGAGGGACAATCCAAAATTGTTTGGTTTGAACGTGAGAAAATCGATCGAGGGAAACATATGGGTGGGAGGGGCCCATTTTCCTGGGTGCAAAACGGGTGACTTCTACTGA